TTTCCAGGATGATCGAAAGCTCGGACAGCGTGTCTGAAAGCCTTTCCTGGGTCTCTTTCAAACTGGTGATGTCCTCGAAGGTCACGAACGCCCCGGATAGCGCGGCGGAGTCTTCTTCAAAAATGGGCATGGCATGCAGTTTTATCCACTTTATCCTCCCCTCAACGGGGTTCTCTACGCCAATCAACGCATCGCGGGATTCCTTCCCGCTCAGAACCGCCCTAAGCGCAGGGTGACGGCTGGGTTCCACACGTCTCCAATGTTCATCCACGGCGGGGGTGAACGGGGCGGGAGCCTTTAGGGTGTACATCGTTTTTTCCTCGATACCCAGTATGTCCCTGGCCGCCGGGTTGGCCGAAACCACGCCGCCTCCCGAGTCCATGTAGATCACCCCTTGCGCCATGGTCTCCAGTAGTACCCTGCGGCGCTCCTCCAGCCTCCGGATCTCCTCCTCCACGGCCTTTCTTTCGGTTATGTCGTCGGCGGTGAATATCATCCCGTCGAACGCGCCATCTTTCACCATGGGCACAAGCCACCCGGACTGCCAGGTGGCCCTCCCGGCGGGGGTGGCTATCGCCAGCGAATCGAAGAAAATGGGGGCCAGGCCGGTTTTGGTCTTTTCGTAATACTCCCGGAACGGCTTGGCCGTCTCGCTTTGAAGGGCGGAAAATACGTTTTCCCCCACTATGCTGGCCAGCGACACGCCCGCTATAACGGTCATTCCCCTGTTGGCGTAGGTGACGGTGTCGCTGGCGTCGGTAACCAGCACCCCGCTTATCACCGATTCGAGGATGTTGGAGTAGAAGTTCTTTAAGCCCTCAATCCTTTCCTCGGCCTTAACCCTGTCGGAAATGTCCCTTATCATGGCGAAGATGACATCCCGCCCCTTCCACGAGAACGGCCCCGCGGAAATTTCCACCGGGAAAACCTCGCCATCCTTTTTCCTGTGCCATCGAAGTGGTAGCTTTATGTCACCATCGGTGGCCGCCTGCTCCATATATTCCCGGGCTTTTCCCGGGTCGGAACTGATAGTGTCCAGCGGCATCTTTAACAGCTCTTCCATGGAGTAACCATAAAGCTTCAGGAACGACTCGTTGGCGTCCAGGAAAGATTGTTTCTCCCGGTCGAACACGCATATGGCGTCTATGGAGTTTGTGAATATCCGGCGGTATTTCTGTTCGCTCTCCAGAAGCTCCTTCTCTATTCTCTTGCGTTTGGAAATATCCTCCACCAGGGTTATCACCCACTTGATGGCGCCGGTATCGTCCCTTACGGCGGTGGAGGCCACGTTCACCCACTCTATGCCTCCGCTTTTGTGGATGCACCGCTCCTCAATGGTAAAAAACTCGCGCCGGCCCTGTACCATTTCCCGGAACAAGGACAGGTTCAACTCCAGATCATGGGGATGGGTAAAATCGGCCCAGCGCAGGGAAGCCAACTCATCTTCGCTGTAACCCACTATATGGCAGAAAGCCGGATTGGCATGTACGATCCGGCCCTTTTCGTCCCCCAAAACCACGCCGAAGGGGGATCGTTCGAAAACCGCCCTGTACTTGGCCTCGCTAAGCTTGAGCGCCGCCGCCGTTTTGTCTATCTCCTTTCGGGCCTGTACCAGCGAAGATATGTCCCTGCCCACCCCCACCGCGCCGGTAATCTCCCCCTTGGAGTCCAGGATAGGCGTAACGGAAGTGTGGAAATAAATGGGCGCGCCGCCAGGCCCGCTGGTGGACCATTCATACGAAGCGCTTTCGCCGGCCAACGCGCGCTGGAAAGCCCAACCATGGATGTCGCTATTGTCCTCCCCATAAATTTCCTGCGCGGTCTTTCCAATGAAATCCTCCGGAGCTACGCCCGCCGCCGCCAGGCCCTTGCCGTATAAACCTGTGTGGCGCTGTTCCTTGTCCAGCGTGAACACCATCTCGTCCATGGAATCCACCAGGGTCTTGAACCGCTCTTCGCTCTTACGCCACTCCTTGGACATCTCGGCGGCCATGGCCACTGCCCTCATGTGGGTGCTTGTTATTACCAGGGCCACAATGAAAAGAAGTAAACTCACAGTTACGCCGAACGCCAGGACGTAAAACGGCCTGTCCCAATCCACATCCCCTTTGTACGAGGGAGTTGTGAAGAACCTGAAAGTCCATGGAGTGTCCCCGATCTCCATGATTTCCAGCTTTTCGAAAAGCGGAAGTTCCGCCGTCCAGAACGAGGGCCCTGAAATGGGCGTATAGCCGCCCAAGAAATGTTCCGTGTCAGTGTTTTTCCCCTCGTATACCTCAACACCCATTCCAGGCTCTACCGTTTGGGGCACGGGCGCTATCAACTGGTTGAGGTCAATCAACGCGATGACCAGCATTTTATGTTTTGCCTGTGCGCCCGGGTTGCTTGGGCCAGCGTCCAGCATCATGTAGATAAAGATGCGTGGCGGCCCCGAAACCCCTTCCAGGGTGTATGCCCTGGTGGCGGAGGATGTGACGATAAAACCAGTCTTTAAAACTTTATCCACAAGGGGCCCGTGAAAGGGGCTTGCG
This DNA window, taken from Nitrospinota bacterium, encodes the following:
- a CDS encoding PAS domain S-box protein, coding for MLAVSLAIVIFSWRQSIQQVQSSAQYHFDLHSDLFKQAIFGEIVDHEYVMRGMLGYWMASGNDLGTAKWDEYLNYFAIFDKYKAFRALAVAKVETEPNGQIHVPVTFTRLLDPHAPISKGADLAASPFHGPLVDKVLKTGFIVTSSATRAYTLEGVSGPPRIFIYMMLDAGPSNPGAQAKHKMLVIALIDLNQLIAPVPQTVEPGMGVEVYEGKNTDTEHFLGGYTPISGPSFWTAELPLFEKLEIMEIGDTPWTFRFFTTPSYKGDVDWDRPFYVLAFGVTVSLLLFIVALVITSTHMRAVAMAAEMSKEWRKSEERFKTLVDSMDEMVFTLDKEQRHTGLYGKGLAAAGVAPEDFIGKTAQEIYGEDNSDIHGWAFQRALAGESASYEWSTSGPGGAPIYFHTSVTPILDSKGEITGAVGVGRDISSLVQARKEIDKTAAALKLSEAKYRAVFERSPFGVVLGDEKGRIVHANPAFCHIVGYSEDELASLRWADFTHPHDLELNLSLFREMVQGRREFFTIEERCIHKSGGIEWVNVASTAVRDDTGAIKWVITLVEDISKRKRIEKELLESEQKYRRIFTNSIDAICVFDREKQSFLDANESFLKLYGYSMEELLKMPLDTISSDPGKAREYMEQAATDGDIKLPLRWHRKKDGEVFPVEISAGPFSWKGRDVIFAMIRDISDRVKAEERIEGLKNFYSNILESVISGVLVTDASDTVTYANRGMTVIAGVSLASIVGENVFSALQSETAKPFREYYEKTKTGLAPIFFDSLAIATPAGRATWQSGWLVPMVKDGAFDGMIFTADDITERKAVEEEIRRLEERRRVLLETMAQGVIYMDSGGGVVSANPAARDILGIEEKTMYTLKAPAPFTPAVDEHWRRVEPSRHPALRAVLSGKESRDALIGVENPVEGRIKWIKLHAMPIFEEDSAALSGAFVTFEDITSLKETQERLSDTLSELSIILENAGAGIAWTIKRHWARVNNKFEEMFGYSRDEIIGQSTRNIYTDQETHERLGMEAYDVMKAGETYSAEGRMRRKSGELFWCHLIGRALDPANVEKGVIWILQDLTEHKVAEDALRESERKYRNIINTTSEGFWMVNPQFEMVEVNLSLLEMLGYTIDEMIGKKPYEFADERNAAIIRSHADIIHTTTHRVFDVTLRAKNGMGIPVIINAATLGDAEGKVIGEAAFATNISGRKQAEQELLAAKENAEDATKLKDKFISLVAHDLRSPFASILGLLKLIDEDRERPLHPEHREIIGKIIESGGNLTRMIGELLSISRLKTGTITPKPRFLDGFAIVARVAGGLSYLAQNKGIAVVNQVQPDYRIYADPDLFSEVIHNMVSNAIKFSRKGDRITIFAPEESVSTLAVQDTGTGISPENIQRIFIHEEKTSQPGTAGELGSGLGLPLSSDIMRAHGGSLGVESELGKGSTFFASLPPTRPLVLAVDDEPVIRFMIKEQLRAMDVDIMEAGDVDTAIEMLRQRKPHLVITDISMPGKDGFSLVAHIKTAMKEIPVMVITSDSRLETREKAFKMGADDFITKQMDPSELIPRARRLLIARP